From the Clavibacter phaseoli genome, one window contains:
- a CDS encoding glycoside hydrolase family 1 protein yields the protein MTPRDAAPDRPTPTELAGLLADGPRVGVSTSATKVEGRAHEGGRTESVWDAFARRPGAVADGSDPERGAEHISRSAEDVALAAELGVDVLSFSISWSRIQPEARGGLRREGIAFYDELVDGLLAAGIRPRAALHDHDLPVELQDRGGWLHRDTALRFGDLAYLAAEALADRVPDWVTLRTPALTTMAGHVTGTHAPGSRLGLDALPTVHHQLLAHGRAVEAIRGASSTARVGIVNAHRVVEAASGDDDDRAAAVVARALHQDLFADAVLLGRYPDLAGPHAEAFERLGRVDPADLRSIGQPLDHYGVALADPIRVAAVPRLVAGSTAIPFAELPWTDHPASLDGHPVAPDLVPVVLADLRARYGDALPPVVLSDLDAAHPEQVDDRDGSRRDPRRAHAISDHLVQALAAVAPGGPAEGVRLEAVIAGSLLDGFEWEAGRAHPRGLVHVDPRTADRTPRSSYRFLRDTLRERG from the coding sequence GTGACCCCTCGCGACGCCGCCCCCGACCGCCCGACGCCGACCGAGCTGGCGGGTCTCCTCGCGGACGGCCCGCGCGTCGGGGTGAGCACGAGCGCGACGAAGGTCGAGGGCCGCGCACACGAGGGCGGCCGCACCGAGTCGGTGTGGGACGCGTTCGCCCGCCGACCCGGCGCCGTGGCGGACGGCAGCGACCCCGAGCGCGGCGCGGAGCACATCTCCCGGAGCGCGGAGGACGTCGCGCTCGCGGCCGAGCTCGGCGTCGACGTCCTCTCCTTCTCGATCTCGTGGTCGAGGATCCAGCCGGAGGCGCGCGGGGGACTGCGCCGCGAGGGCATCGCGTTCTACGACGAGCTCGTCGACGGGCTGCTGGCCGCCGGGATCCGCCCGCGCGCGGCCCTGCACGACCACGACCTGCCCGTCGAGCTGCAGGACCGCGGCGGCTGGCTCCACCGCGACACCGCGCTGCGCTTCGGCGACCTCGCGTACCTCGCCGCCGAGGCGCTCGCCGACCGCGTGCCCGACTGGGTGACGCTCCGGACGCCCGCGCTCACCACGATGGCCGGGCACGTCACGGGCACGCACGCGCCGGGATCCCGCCTCGGGCTCGACGCGCTCCCCACCGTCCACCACCAGCTGCTCGCGCACGGCCGGGCGGTCGAGGCCATCCGCGGCGCGAGCTCCACCGCCCGGGTCGGCATCGTGAACGCCCACCGCGTGGTCGAGGCCGCCTCCGGCGATGACGACGACCGCGCCGCCGCCGTCGTGGCGCGCGCCCTGCACCAGGACCTCTTCGCCGACGCCGTCCTCCTCGGCCGCTACCCGGACCTCGCCGGCCCGCACGCCGAGGCCTTCGAGCGGCTCGGGCGCGTGGATCCGGCCGACCTCCGCTCGATCGGCCAGCCGCTCGACCACTACGGCGTCGCCCTCGCCGACCCGATCCGCGTCGCCGCCGTGCCGCGCCTCGTCGCGGGATCCACCGCGATCCCGTTCGCCGAGCTGCCCTGGACCGACCACCCCGCCTCCCTCGACGGCCACCCCGTCGCGCCCGACCTCGTGCCCGTCGTGCTGGCCGACCTCCGCGCGCGCTACGGCGACGCCCTGCCGCCCGTGGTGCTCTCGGACCTCGACGCCGCGCACCCCGAGCAGGTCGACGACCGCGACGGCTCCCGTCGGGACCCGCGCCGCGCCCACGCGATCTCCGACCACCTCGTGCAGGCGCTCGCCGCCGTCGCGCCGGGCGGCCCGGCGGAGGGCGTGCGGCTCGAGGCCGTCATCGCCGGCAGCCTGCTCGACGGCTTCGAGTGGGAGGCGGGACGCGCGCATCCGCGCGGCCTCGTGCACGTGGATCCGCGCACCGCCGACCGGACGCCCCGCTCCTCGTACCGCTTCCTCCGCGACACCCTGCGCGAGCGCGGCTGA
- a CDS encoding winged helix-turn-helix domain-containing protein produces the protein MADSVSPALARRVALAAQGLGRPHPGAAGTRRLAAEIRRLGLLQIDSVNVFERSHHLPVLARVGPYDRAALDRMLFGGGGAYTEYWAHQAAVLPVEDLPLFGWRMAAERARRTRPGSWALEHAPLIAEVRAELARTGPVPASAIEHESNVRTGPWWGWSDVKRALEAMFAWGEIASAGRRGFERVYGLAEDVLPAAALDREVPEEDAVRELVRRAAIAHGIGTAADLGDYHRLSRAATDRALRDLADTGEVLPVTVPGWEGRGKPLPVWLHRDARLPRRIRGEALLSPFDPVVWFRERALRLFDLHYRIEIYTPAAQRVHGYYVLPVLVDDEIVARVDLKSDRQAGVLRVQASWIEGRHDPATVAERIAPLLERAAAWQGLDRVGVVDRGTLAPALRAHLPAVAAGAPVDVDDDAAAAADPAG, from the coding sequence ATGGCCGACTCCGTCTCCCCCGCCCTCGCCCGACGCGTGGCCCTCGCGGCGCAGGGGCTGGGCCGGCCGCATCCGGGTGCCGCGGGCACCCGTCGCCTCGCCGCGGAGATCCGCCGGCTGGGCCTGCTGCAGATCGACTCCGTCAACGTCTTCGAGCGCAGCCACCACCTGCCCGTGCTCGCCCGCGTCGGGCCCTACGACCGCGCGGCGCTCGACCGGATGCTGTTCGGCGGGGGCGGCGCGTACACCGAGTACTGGGCGCACCAGGCCGCCGTGCTGCCCGTCGAGGACCTGCCGCTGTTCGGTTGGCGGATGGCCGCGGAGCGCGCCCGGCGCACGCGACCCGGCTCCTGGGCGCTCGAGCACGCGCCGCTGATCGCCGAGGTGCGGGCCGAGCTCGCCCGCACGGGACCGGTCCCCGCGAGCGCGATCGAGCACGAGTCGAACGTCCGCACGGGACCGTGGTGGGGCTGGTCGGACGTGAAGCGCGCCCTGGAGGCGATGTTCGCGTGGGGCGAGATCGCGAGCGCCGGGCGGCGCGGCTTCGAGCGCGTCTACGGGCTCGCGGAGGACGTGCTGCCGGCCGCCGCCCTCGACCGCGAGGTGCCGGAGGAGGACGCCGTGCGGGAGCTCGTGCGCCGCGCCGCGATCGCGCACGGCATCGGCACCGCCGCCGACCTCGGCGACTACCACCGGCTGTCCCGCGCCGCGACCGACCGCGCCCTCCGCGACCTCGCCGACACGGGCGAGGTGCTGCCCGTCACCGTGCCCGGCTGGGAGGGGCGCGGGAAGCCGCTGCCCGTGTGGCTGCACCGGGACGCGCGGCTGCCCCGACGGATCCGCGGCGAGGCCCTGCTCTCCCCCTTCGACCCCGTCGTGTGGTTCCGCGAGCGGGCGCTGCGCCTCTTCGACCTGCACTACCGGATCGAGATCTACACGCCGGCGGCGCAGCGCGTGCACGGCTACTACGTGCTGCCGGTGCTGGTGGACGACGAGATCGTCGCCCGCGTCGACCTCAAGAGCGATCGGCAGGCGGGCGTGCTGCGCGTGCAGGCGTCGTGGATCGAGGGTCGGCACGATCCCGCGACGGTCGCCGAGCGCATCGCGCCGCTGCTCGAGCGGGCCGCGGCCTGGCAGGGGCTGGATCGCGTGGGCGTCGTCGACCGCGGCACGCTCGCGCCGGCGCTGCGGGCGCACCTGCCGGCCGTCGCGGCCGGCGCCCCCGTCGACGTCGACGACGACGCTGCCGCCGCCGCGGATCCGGCCGGGTGA
- a CDS encoding carbohydrate ABC transporter permease yields MTTTLARPEPAAVPAGSRRPRRGLRPSASGSGRPSLAGTYLALALAVLVMLLPLVWMVLTSFKDFGEIYSLPLQLLPSSFAPTNYATASDTVSFSTLATNSLIKTIAGSGLKVLLGLMTAYALVFIRVPFKNVWFGVVILALLVPQQIVMIPNYQVIAGLGWINTYPGLILPGVASAYGTFLFRQHFLTLPGSVLEAAAMDGAGHLRRLWSFVIPMSGPTIAAVALVSIVGEWNDYLWPLLVTTDPRMMTLPVGLTLLQDTTGITNWGVLMAGTVIVTIPVLAIFLVFQRRIVGGLTAGAVTG; encoded by the coding sequence GTGACCACGACCCTCGCCCGCCCGGAGCCCGCGGCCGTCCCCGCGGGATCGCGCCGCCCGCGCCGCGGCCTCCGCCCGTCCGCGTCGGGATCCGGGCGCCCGTCGCTCGCCGGCACGTACCTCGCGCTCGCCCTCGCCGTGCTCGTCATGCTCCTGCCGCTCGTCTGGATGGTGCTCACGAGCTTCAAGGACTTCGGCGAGATCTACTCGCTGCCGCTCCAGCTCCTGCCGTCGTCCTTCGCGCCGACGAACTACGCGACCGCGTCCGACACGGTCTCGTTCTCCACGCTCGCGACCAACAGCCTCATCAAGACGATCGCGGGCTCGGGCCTCAAGGTGCTGCTCGGCCTGATGACCGCGTACGCGCTCGTCTTCATCCGCGTGCCGTTCAAGAACGTCTGGTTCGGCGTCGTGATCCTCGCGCTCCTCGTGCCGCAGCAGATCGTGATGATCCCGAACTACCAGGTCATCGCGGGCCTCGGCTGGATCAACACCTACCCGGGCCTCATCCTCCCCGGCGTCGCGAGCGCGTACGGCACGTTCCTCTTCCGCCAGCACTTCCTCACGCTGCCGGGCTCCGTGCTCGAGGCCGCGGCCATGGACGGCGCCGGGCACCTCCGTCGCCTGTGGTCGTTCGTGATCCCCATGTCGGGCCCCACGATCGCCGCGGTCGCCCTGGTCTCCATCGTCGGCGAGTGGAACGACTACCTCTGGCCGCTCCTCGTCACCACCGACCCGCGCATGATGACGCTGCCCGTCGGGCTCACCCTGCTCCAGGACACCACGGGCATCACCAACTGGGGCGTGCTCATGGCCGGCACCGTCATCGTCACGATCCCGGTGCTCGCGATCTTCCTCGTCTTCCAGCGGCGCATCGTCGGCGGCCTCACCGCCGGCGCCGTGACCGGCTGA
- the mca gene encoding mycothiol conjugate amidase Mca, translating into MTLRLMAVHAHPDDESSKGAATYTHYTHQGAEIMVVSCTGGEAGDILNEGLAERAMAERDLPGLRRIEMARAQAVMGVQHRWLGYVDSGMAREDGSLPPASFASIPVEVSAEPLIRLVRRFRPHVLVAYDENGGYPHPDHIQAHVIAMEAWRESGVVGSYPDAGEPWEISKLYFDRIFNGAKIRAVREHLVASDAAPEMLAAVDEMLGWMGDRPDLATTHVHVADHFEARDRALLSHASQVAPDSTFFRWPRDLQQRAWPFEDFQLVESRVDAPDEEHDLFAGIVDEEQAARA; encoded by the coding sequence GTGACCCTGCGCCTCATGGCCGTGCACGCCCACCCCGACGACGAGTCCAGCAAGGGCGCGGCGACGTACACCCACTACACGCACCAGGGCGCCGAGATCATGGTCGTCAGCTGCACCGGCGGCGAGGCGGGCGACATCCTCAACGAGGGCCTCGCCGAGCGCGCGATGGCCGAGCGCGACCTGCCGGGGCTCCGCCGCATCGAGATGGCGCGCGCGCAGGCCGTCATGGGCGTGCAGCACCGCTGGCTCGGCTACGTCGACTCGGGCATGGCGCGCGAGGACGGCTCCCTGCCGCCCGCGTCGTTCGCGAGCATCCCGGTGGAGGTGTCGGCCGAGCCGCTCATCCGCCTGGTGCGCCGGTTCCGCCCGCACGTGCTCGTGGCGTACGACGAGAACGGCGGCTACCCGCACCCCGACCACATCCAGGCGCACGTGATCGCGATGGAGGCGTGGCGCGAGTCCGGCGTCGTGGGCTCGTACCCCGACGCGGGCGAGCCGTGGGAGATCTCCAAGCTCTACTTCGACCGGATCTTCAACGGCGCCAAGATCCGCGCCGTGCGCGAGCACCTGGTCGCCTCCGACGCCGCCCCGGAGATGCTCGCGGCCGTCGACGAGATGCTCGGCTGGATGGGCGACCGCCCCGACCTCGCCACCACGCACGTGCACGTCGCCGACCACTTCGAGGCCCGCGACCGCGCGCTCCTCTCCCACGCGAGCCAGGTGGCGCCCGACAGCACCTTCTTCCGCTGGCCGCGCGACCTGCAGCAGCGGGCGTGGCCGTTCGAGGACTTCCAGCTCGTGGAGTCGCGCGTCGACGCCCCGGACGAGGAGCACGACCTCTTCGCCGGGATCGTCGACGAGGAGCAGGCGGCCCGCGCGTGA
- a CDS encoding AI-2E family transporter, with protein MIFGQRSRARAAAAARAAERPAEPDVDSAPPVARTVAETVPPGMVIAGAWAWRLLLILGVLGVVAWLVIQLEYVVIPLFLAIVLAALLVPISNWMQRHHVPKWLAVAISEIGVIVAVAALVYLVTTQIIGQYDSLRAQTLTRYADLRGFLTDGPLQLSEQQLNDAYSQAVDAVQRDAGALLSGALSVTSSLGHVLTGVLLVLFSTLFILIDGAGMWRWVVRLFPRLARPAVDGAGRAGWSTLQNFVKVQVLVALIDAVGIAGGAAIIGVPLAIPIGVLVFLGSFIPIVGAVVTGTLAVFVALVYNGLTQALIMIAIVLIVQQVEGHVLQPLIMGSVVKVHPLAVVLSVAAGGMVGGIAGTFFAVPLVATLNSMVKHVASGAWRGQPEPPPPAVPADAAHATRRPNPRKPTR; from the coding sequence ATGATCTTCGGCCAGCGATCCCGTGCGCGCGCCGCGGCGGCCGCCCGCGCGGCCGAGCGGCCCGCGGAGCCCGACGTCGACTCCGCCCCGCCCGTCGCGCGCACCGTCGCCGAGACCGTGCCGCCCGGCATGGTCATCGCGGGCGCGTGGGCCTGGCGGCTGCTCCTCATCCTCGGCGTGCTCGGGGTCGTCGCGTGGCTGGTGATCCAGCTGGAGTACGTGGTCATCCCGCTCTTCCTGGCCATCGTGCTCGCGGCCCTGCTCGTCCCGATCTCGAACTGGATGCAGCGCCACCACGTGCCCAAGTGGCTCGCCGTCGCGATCTCCGAGATCGGCGTGATCGTCGCGGTCGCCGCCCTCGTCTACCTCGTGACGACGCAGATCATCGGGCAGTACGACTCCCTCCGCGCGCAGACGCTCACGCGCTACGCCGACCTCCGCGGCTTCCTCACCGACGGGCCGCTCCAGCTGTCCGAGCAGCAGCTCAACGACGCGTACTCCCAGGCGGTCGACGCCGTGCAGCGCGACGCGGGCGCGCTCCTCAGCGGCGCCCTCTCCGTCACGTCGTCGCTCGGCCACGTGCTCACGGGCGTGCTGCTCGTGCTGTTCTCGACCCTCTTCATCCTCATCGACGGCGCGGGCATGTGGCGCTGGGTCGTGCGGCTCTTCCCGCGGCTCGCGCGTCCCGCGGTCGACGGCGCGGGCCGGGCCGGATGGAGCACGCTCCAGAACTTCGTGAAGGTGCAGGTGCTCGTCGCACTCATCGACGCGGTCGGCATCGCCGGGGGCGCCGCGATCATCGGGGTGCCGCTCGCGATCCCCATCGGCGTGCTGGTGTTCCTCGGCTCGTTCATCCCGATCGTCGGCGCGGTCGTCACGGGAACGCTCGCCGTCTTCGTCGCCCTCGTCTACAACGGGCTGACGCAGGCGCTGATCATGATCGCCATCGTCCTCATCGTGCAGCAGGTGGAGGGCCACGTCCTCCAGCCGCTGATCATGGGCTCGGTCGTCAAGGTGCACCCGCTCGCGGTCGTCCTCTCGGTCGCGGCCGGCGGCATGGTCGGCGGCATCGCAGGGACGTTCTTCGCCGTGCCGCTCGTCGCCACCCTCAACTCCATGGTCAAGCACGTCGCCAGCGGTGCGTGGCGGGGGCAGCCCGAGCCGCCGCCGCCCGCGGTCCCCGCCGACGCCGCGCACGCCACCCGCCGCCCGAACCCGAGGAAGCCCACCCGATGA
- the ilvA gene encoding threonine ammonia-lyase: MTDAAPARTPAEEAAAAPHAELPHLRAVGDELDPSQLGEDAAALAGELPRGSAPTLARIEAARAVVSRVAEVTPMESSRFLAEILGSPVHLKCENLQRTGSYKIRGAYNRISRLTDEEKARGVVAASAGNHAQGVAFAARELGIRATIFMPVGVALPKLQATRQYGAEVILRGHTVAEPLLAAAEFAAQTGAVLIPPFDHEDVITGQATLGLEILDQTPDVETVVVPIGGGGLISGVATALKLRAAEEGRTIRVIGVQARNAAAYPPSLAAGRATEIEITPTIADGIAVAKPGLLNFDIIRDSVDEIVTVEDDDTARALLLLLERAKLVVEPAGAVGVAAILAGLVEDAGRTVVILSGGNIDPLMMERVISRGLAASDRYVKLRIMLPDRPGQLARTSQIISEANANVVEVLHTRHGRGLQISEVELEVSVETRGPEHTGEVVQRLRDAGYDPRLQRD, translated from the coding sequence ATGACCGACGCCGCCCCCGCCCGGACCCCCGCCGAAGAGGCCGCCGCCGCGCCGCACGCCGAACTGCCGCACCTGCGCGCCGTCGGCGACGAGCTCGATCCGTCGCAGCTGGGGGAGGACGCCGCGGCGCTCGCCGGGGAGCTGCCCCGCGGATCCGCTCCCACGCTCGCGCGCATCGAGGCGGCCCGCGCGGTGGTCAGCCGCGTCGCCGAGGTCACGCCCATGGAGTCGTCGCGGTTCCTCGCGGAGATCCTCGGCAGCCCCGTGCACCTCAAGTGCGAGAACCTGCAGCGCACCGGCTCGTACAAGATCCGCGGCGCCTACAACCGGATCTCGCGCCTCACCGACGAGGAGAAGGCGCGCGGCGTCGTCGCGGCGTCGGCCGGCAACCACGCGCAGGGCGTCGCGTTCGCGGCGCGCGAGCTGGGGATCCGGGCCACGATCTTCATGCCCGTCGGCGTCGCGCTCCCGAAGCTGCAGGCCACGCGCCAGTACGGCGCCGAGGTCATCCTGCGCGGGCACACGGTCGCCGAACCGCTGCTGGCCGCCGCCGAGTTCGCCGCGCAGACCGGCGCCGTGCTCATCCCGCCGTTCGACCACGAGGACGTCATCACGGGCCAGGCCACGCTCGGCCTCGAGATCCTCGACCAGACGCCCGACGTCGAGACGGTCGTCGTGCCGATCGGCGGCGGAGGGCTCATCTCCGGCGTCGCGACCGCGCTCAAGCTGCGCGCCGCCGAGGAGGGCCGCACGATCCGCGTCATCGGCGTGCAGGCGCGCAACGCCGCCGCCTACCCGCCGTCCCTGGCCGCGGGTCGCGCGACCGAGATCGAGATCACGCCGACGATCGCCGACGGCATCGCGGTGGCGAAGCCGGGCCTGCTCAACTTCGACATCATCCGGGACAGCGTCGACGAGATCGTCACGGTCGAGGACGACGACACCGCGCGCGCCCTGCTGCTCCTGCTCGAGCGCGCGAAGCTCGTGGTCGAGCCCGCGGGCGCCGTGGGCGTCGCGGCGATCCTCGCGGGGCTCGTGGAGGACGCCGGCCGCACGGTCGTGATCCTCTCGGGCGGCAACATCGACCCGCTCATGATGGAGCGCGTCATCAGCCGCGGCCTCGCCGCGAGCGACCGCTACGTGAAGCTGCGGATCATGCTGCCCGACCGCCCGGGCCAGCTCGCGCGCACGTCGCAGATCATCTCCGAGGCGAACGCGAACGTCGTCGAGGTGCTGCACACGCGCCACGGTCGCGGGCTGCAGATCAGCGAGGTCGAGCTCGAGGTGAGCGTGGAGACGCGCGGACCCGAGCACACCGGCGAGGTCGTGCAGCGGCTCCGCGACGCCGGGTACGACCCGCGCCTCCAGCGCGACTGA
- a CDS encoding LemA family protein: MELWIALGVVVLLAVLVGIYLWATYNALVTLNVRVDEAWSDITVQLKRRADLLPTIIESVKGYANHEQKVFEKVASARTETISAASPAEASTAEEHLQGAMKSLFAVAEAYPQLQTSQTFLQLQGELVDTEDRIQASRRFYNGGVRELNTKITQFPNTLFVRGLGFGERDFYEVSSLASIAEPPRVQF; this comes from the coding sequence ATGGAATTGTGGATCGCGCTCGGAGTCGTCGTGCTCCTGGCAGTTCTCGTCGGCATCTACCTCTGGGCCACGTACAACGCCCTCGTCACGCTGAACGTCCGGGTGGACGAGGCGTGGAGCGACATCACGGTGCAGCTGAAGAGGCGCGCGGACCTGCTGCCGACCATCATCGAGTCGGTCAAGGGCTACGCGAACCACGAGCAGAAGGTTTTCGAGAAGGTGGCCTCCGCGCGCACCGAGACGATCAGCGCCGCGAGCCCCGCCGAGGCGAGCACCGCCGAGGAGCACCTGCAGGGCGCGATGAAGTCGCTCTTCGCGGTCGCCGAGGCGTACCCGCAGCTGCAGACGAGCCAGACGTTCCTGCAGCTGCAGGGCGAGCTGGTGGACACCGAGGACCGGATCCAGGCGTCGCGCCGGTTCTACAACGGCGGCGTGCGCGAGCTCAACACCAAGATCACGCAGTTCCCGAACACGCTCTTCGTGCGCGGGCTGGGCTTCGGCGAGCGGGACTTCTACGAGGTCTCGAGCCTCGCGTCCATCGCCGAGCCGCCCCGCGTGCAGTTCTAG
- a CDS encoding carbohydrate ABC transporter permease — MTHTTAPARAAAPPPTGAPRPTDAARPAAPRPRRRRGPRVRDGLLFLAFVGPNVLLLAVFTYKPLLESFYYSTLQWNIGSSVAREVGLANYVAWFQDPQTPTVVSVTVIFTGVTVVGSMALGLGVAVLLNRRIRLRGPVRTIIVAPYVLSGVAVGFLWLYVFDPNFGLISAGLQLVGLPSPDWYSDPGAALAMVTTVQVWRDLGYCALIYLAGLQAVPKDLLDAAALDGAGRIRTFLRVVLPLLSPTTFFLSVTTLLSSLQTFDLISAMTKGGPLQGTTTMMYQIYHEGFVAGRAGYSSAVATILFLVLLVVTLVQLVVVQRKVHYS, encoded by the coding sequence GTGACGCACACCACCGCGCCCGCCCGGGCGGCCGCGCCGCCCCCGACCGGCGCGCCCCGCCCGACCGATGCCGCGCGCCCCGCCGCCCCGCGACCTCGCCGCCGCCGCGGCCCGCGCGTGCGCGACGGCCTGCTGTTCCTCGCCTTCGTCGGCCCGAACGTGCTGCTGCTCGCGGTCTTCACGTACAAGCCGCTCCTCGAGTCCTTCTACTACTCGACGCTGCAGTGGAACATCGGCTCCTCGGTGGCCCGCGAGGTCGGCCTCGCCAACTACGTCGCGTGGTTCCAGGATCCGCAGACCCCCACCGTCGTCTCGGTCACGGTGATCTTCACCGGCGTCACGGTGGTGGGCTCGATGGCGCTGGGGCTCGGCGTGGCCGTGCTGCTCAACCGCCGGATCCGGCTGCGCGGTCCGGTCCGCACCATCATCGTCGCGCCGTACGTGCTCTCCGGCGTCGCCGTCGGCTTCCTCTGGCTCTACGTCTTCGACCCGAACTTCGGCCTGATCTCCGCGGGCCTCCAGCTCGTCGGGCTCCCGTCGCCCGACTGGTACAGCGACCCGGGCGCCGCCCTGGCGATGGTCACCACCGTGCAGGTGTGGCGTGACCTCGGCTACTGCGCCCTCATCTACCTCGCGGGCCTCCAGGCCGTGCCGAAGGACCTGCTCGACGCGGCGGCCCTCGACGGCGCCGGCCGCATCCGCACGTTCCTCCGCGTGGTGCTGCCGCTGCTCAGCCCGACCACGTTCTTCCTCAGCGTGACCACGCTGCTCAGCTCGCTGCAGACCTTCGACCTCATCAGCGCCATGACCAAGGGCGGGCCGCTGCAGGGGACCACCACGATGATGTACCAGATCTACCACGAGGGCTTCGTGGCCGGCCGGGCCGGCTACTCGTCCGCCGTCGCCACGATCCTGTTCCTCGTCCTGCTCGTCGTCACGCTCGTCCAGCTCGTCGTCGTCCAGCGGAAGGTGCACTACTCGTGA
- a CDS encoding DUF4307 domain-containing protein, whose protein sequence is MTTESRSPAPAGPHADDDETVEHRVAAPRSTPALDERYGRTRPARIRQRWLYGTAGGLVALVFGAWVLWAGLDQASGSIDATDRAFDIVDDRTIDVTFSVVMPAGTEAFCAVQAQDEQRSIVGWKVVELPAQDGFERMETVRLRTTGPAVTGLIHSCWPA, encoded by the coding sequence GTGACGACCGAGTCCCGCTCCCCCGCCCCCGCCGGGCCGCACGCGGACGACGACGAGACCGTCGAGCACCGCGTCGCCGCGCCCCGTTCGACGCCCGCGCTCGACGAGCGGTACGGCCGCACGCGACCCGCGCGCATCCGACAGCGCTGGCTCTACGGCACGGCCGGCGGCCTCGTCGCGCTGGTGTTCGGCGCGTGGGTGCTGTGGGCCGGGCTCGACCAGGCGTCGGGATCCATCGACGCCACCGACCGCGCCTTCGACATCGTCGACGACCGCACCATCGACGTCACCTTCTCCGTCGTCATGCCCGCCGGCACGGAGGCCTTCTGCGCGGTGCAGGCGCAGGACGAGCAGCGGTCGATCGTCGGCTGGAAGGTCGTCGAGCTGCCCGCCCAGGACGGCTTCGAGCGGATGGAGACGGTGCGCCTCCGCACGACCGGTCCCGCGGTGACCGGCTTGATCCACAGCTGCTGGCCCGCCTAG
- the greA gene encoding transcription elongation factor GreA yields MAQEQAVTWLTQEAFDRLSRELDTLSVQGREEIAKKIEIAREEGDLKENGGYHAAKEEQGKIEARIRQLTQLLRTAEVGDAPESHGVVEPGTVVTALIAGDETKFLLGNREIAGDSDLDVYSEQSPLGAAIIGWEVGQKGAYTAPNGREIPVEIQAVENYTP; encoded by the coding sequence GTGGCGCAGGAGCAGGCAGTCACCTGGCTGACCCAGGAGGCGTTCGACCGCCTCAGCAGGGAGCTCGACACCCTCAGCGTGCAGGGCCGCGAGGAGATCGCGAAGAAGATCGAGATCGCCCGCGAGGAGGGCGACCTCAAGGAGAACGGCGGCTACCACGCCGCCAAGGAGGAGCAGGGCAAGATCGAGGCGCGCATCCGCCAGCTCACGCAGCTGCTGCGGACGGCCGAGGTCGGCGACGCCCCCGAGAGCCACGGCGTCGTGGAGCCCGGCACGGTCGTCACCGCGCTCATCGCCGGCGACGAGACGAAGTTCCTGCTCGGCAACCGCGAGATCGCGGGCGACAGCGACCTCGACGTCTACAGCGAGCAGTCGCCGCTCGGCGCCGCCATCATCGGCTGGGAGGTCGGGCAGAAGGGCGCGTACACCGCGCCCAACGGCCGCGAGATCCCCGTCGAGATCCAGGCCGTGGAGAACTACACGCCGTAG